One Streptomyces drozdowiczii DNA segment encodes these proteins:
- a CDS encoding DegV family protein — protein sequence MSRHVAIVTDSTAYLPPDTMRRHGITAVPLTVVLGDQALEEGTEISARSLALALQKRRSVTTSRPSPEVFAATYRSVAEAGASGIVSLHLSSEFSGTYDAAVLAAKDAPVPVRVVDTGMVAMALGFCALSAAETAEAGGGLDEAVAAAEKRASGTSAYFYVDTLDYLRRGGRIGAAQALLGSALAVKPLLQLDGGRIELLEKVRTASKAIARLEEIVAERAGSGPVDIAVHHLAAAERAERLAERLRERVPGLADLHVSEVGAVIGAHTGPGLLGAVVSPR from the coding sequence ATGTCCCGCCATGTCGCGATCGTCACCGATTCAACGGCCTACCTGCCGCCCGACACGATGCGGCGGCACGGCATCACGGCGGTGCCGCTGACCGTGGTGCTGGGCGATCAGGCCCTGGAGGAGGGCACCGAGATCTCGGCCCGTTCGCTGGCCCTGGCCCTCCAGAAACGCCGTTCCGTGACGACGTCCCGGCCCAGCCCCGAGGTCTTCGCCGCCACCTACCGGTCCGTCGCGGAGGCCGGTGCGAGCGGCATCGTCTCGCTGCATCTGTCGTCGGAGTTCTCCGGTACGTACGACGCGGCGGTGCTCGCGGCGAAGGACGCCCCGGTGCCGGTGCGCGTGGTCGACACGGGCATGGTCGCGATGGCCCTCGGCTTCTGCGCCCTGTCCGCCGCCGAGACGGCCGAGGCGGGCGGCGGCCTGGACGAGGCGGTGGCGGCGGCCGAGAAGCGCGCGTCGGGCACCTCCGCGTATTTCTACGTCGACACCCTGGACTACCTGCGCCGGGGCGGCCGGATCGGCGCCGCGCAGGCCCTGCTCGGCTCGGCCCTCGCGGTCAAGCCCCTGCTCCAGCTCGACGGCGGCCGGATCGAGCTCCTGGAGAAGGTGCGGACGGCCTCGAAGGCCATCGCCCGGCTGGAGGAGATCGTCGCCGAGCGCGCGGGCAGCGGACCCGTGGACATCGCCGTGCACCACCTCGCGGCGGCCGAGCGCGCGGAGCGGCTGGCGGAACGGCTGCGGGAACGCGTGCCCGGCCTCGCGGACCTGCACGTCAGCGAGGTCGGCGCGGTGATCGGCGCGCACACCGGGCCGGGGCTGCTGGGCGCTGTGGTCTCGCCGCGCTGA
- the lepA gene encoding translation elongation factor 4 → MPATPLHVPEPSRTDPALIRNFCIIAHIDHGKSTLADRMLQLTGVVDQRQMRAQYLDRMDIERERGITIKSQAVRLPWAPTTGEGQGSTHVLNMIDTPGHVDFTYEVSRSLAACEGTILLVDAAQGIEAQTLANLYLAMENDLTIVPVLNKIDLPAAQPEKFSEELASLIGCQPEDVLKVSAKTGMGVDALLDRVVRDIPAPVGDADAPARAMIFDSVYDSYRGVVTYVRVVDGSLNKRERIRMMSTGATHELLEIGVSSPEMTPSDGIGVGEVGYIITGVKDVRQSKVGDTITSLNNGATEALGGYKDPKPMVFSGLYPLDGSDYPDLREALDKLQLNDAALVYEPETSAALGFGFRVGFLGLLHLDVVRERLEREFGLDLIATAPNVVYRVEMEDGTEHTVTNPSEFPEGKIDKVHEPVVRATVLAPSEFIGAIMELCQQRRGTLLGMDYLSEDRVEIRYTLPLAEIVFDFFDQLKSKTRGYASLDYEPTGEQSAQLVKVDILLHGDKVDAFSAVTHKDKAYAYGVRLVAKLQKLIPRQNFEVPIQAAIGSRVIARETVRAIRKDVLAKCYGGDISRKRKLLEKQKEGKKRMKMVGNVEVPQDAFISVLSTDESAGEGKAKK, encoded by the coding sequence GTGCCCGCGACTCCTCTCCACGTGCCCGAGCCGAGCCGTACCGACCCGGCGCTGATCCGCAACTTCTGCATCATCGCGCACATCGACCACGGCAAGTCGACCCTTGCCGACCGGATGCTCCAGCTCACCGGGGTGGTCGACCAGCGGCAGATGCGCGCTCAGTACCTCGACCGGATGGACATCGAGCGCGAGCGCGGCATCACCATCAAGTCCCAGGCGGTCCGGCTGCCCTGGGCGCCGACCACCGGTGAGGGCCAGGGCAGCACCCATGTCCTCAACATGATCGACACGCCGGGCCACGTCGACTTCACCTACGAGGTCTCCCGGTCGCTGGCCGCCTGCGAGGGCACGATCCTGCTGGTCGACGCCGCGCAGGGCATCGAGGCCCAGACCCTGGCCAACCTCTACCTGGCGATGGAGAACGACCTCACCATCGTCCCGGTGCTCAACAAGATCGACCTGCCGGCCGCCCAGCCCGAGAAGTTCTCCGAGGAGCTGGCCAGCCTCATCGGCTGCCAGCCGGAGGACGTGCTCAAGGTCTCCGCGAAGACCGGCATGGGCGTGGACGCGCTGCTCGACCGCGTCGTCCGGGACATCCCGGCGCCCGTCGGTGACGCCGACGCGCCCGCCCGCGCGATGATCTTCGACTCGGTCTACGACTCGTACCGGGGCGTCGTCACGTACGTCCGTGTCGTCGACGGTTCGCTCAACAAGCGCGAGCGGATCCGGATGATGTCGACCGGCGCCACCCACGAGCTGCTGGAGATCGGTGTCTCCTCGCCGGAGATGACGCCCTCCGACGGCATCGGCGTCGGCGAGGTCGGCTACATCATCACCGGCGTGAAGGACGTCCGGCAGTCCAAGGTCGGTGACACGATCACCTCGCTGAACAACGGTGCGACCGAGGCGCTGGGCGGCTACAAGGACCCCAAGCCGATGGTGTTCTCCGGGCTCTACCCGCTGGACGGCTCGGACTACCCGGACCTGCGCGAGGCCCTGGACAAGCTCCAGCTCAACGACGCCGCCCTGGTGTACGAGCCGGAGACCTCCGCGGCGCTCGGCTTCGGCTTCCGCGTCGGCTTCCTCGGCCTGCTCCACCTGGACGTGGTCCGCGAGCGGCTGGAGCGCGAGTTCGGCCTCGACCTCATCGCCACCGCGCCCAACGTGGTCTACCGGGTCGAGATGGAGGACGGCACCGAGCACACCGTCACCAACCCGAGTGAATTCCCCGAGGGCAAGATCGACAAGGTGCACGAGCCGGTCGTCCGGGCCACGGTCCTGGCGCCCAGCGAGTTCATCGGCGCGATCATGGAGCTGTGCCAGCAGCGCCGCGGCACCCTCCTCGGCATGGACTACCTCTCCGAGGACCGCGTCGAGATCCGCTACACGCTGCCGCTCGCGGAGATCGTCTTCGACTTCTTCGACCAGCTGAAGTCCAAGACCCGGGGCTACGCCTCCCTCGACTACGAGCCCACCGGCGAGCAGTCGGCCCAGCTGGTCAAGGTCGACATCCTGCTGCACGGCGACAAGGTCGACGCGTTCTCCGCGGTCACGCACAAGGACAAGGCGTACGCGTACGGTGTGCGCCTCGTCGCCAAGCTGCAGAAGCTCATCCCCCGGCAGAACTTCGAGGTGCCGATCCAGGCGGCCATCGGCTCCCGGGTCATCGCCCGCGAGACCGTCCGCGCCATCCGCAAGGACGTCCTCGCCAAGTGCTACGGCGGCGACATCTCCCGTAAGCGCAAGCTGCTGGAGAAGCAGAAGGAAGGCAAGAAGCGGATGAAGATGGTCGGCAACGTGGAGGTGCCGCAGGACGCGTTCATCTCCGTGCTGTCGACCGACGAGTCCGCCGGGGAAGGCAAGGCCAAGAAGTAG
- the holA gene encoding DNA polymerase III subunit delta translates to MATRRNSTDDPLAPLTLAVGQEDLLLDRAVQQVVAAARAADADTDVRDLTPDQLQPGTLAELTSPSLFAERKVVVVRNAQDLSADTIKDVKKYLDDPVEEITLVLLHAGGAKGKGLLDAARKAGAREVACPKTTKPAERLSFVRGEFRALGRSATPEACQALVDSIGSDLRELASAVSQLVADIEGTIDEAVVGRYYTGRAEASSFTVADRAVEGRAAEALEALRWSLSTGVAPVLITSALAQGVRAIGKLSSARGGRPADLARELGMPPWKIDRVRQQMRGWTPDGVAVALRAVAEADAGVKGGGDDPEYALEKAVVAVAGAARGGRSPR, encoded by the coding sequence ATGGCCACCAGAAGGAATTCCACCGACGATCCGCTCGCCCCGCTCACGCTCGCCGTGGGGCAGGAGGACCTGCTCCTCGACCGCGCCGTGCAGCAGGTGGTGGCGGCCGCGCGCGCCGCCGACGCCGACACGGACGTCCGGGACCTCACCCCCGACCAGCTCCAGCCGGGCACGCTGGCCGAGTTGACCAGCCCCTCGCTCTTCGCCGAGCGCAAGGTCGTGGTCGTGCGCAACGCGCAGGATCTGAGCGCGGACACGATCAAGGACGTCAAGAAGTATCTGGACGACCCGGTCGAGGAGATCACCCTCGTCCTGCTGCACGCGGGCGGCGCCAAGGGCAAGGGGCTGCTCGACGCGGCCCGCAAGGCGGGGGCCCGCGAGGTCGCGTGCCCGAAGACGACGAAGCCGGCCGAGCGGTTGTCCTTCGTCCGGGGGGAGTTCCGCGCGCTGGGGCGGTCCGCGACGCCCGAGGCGTGCCAGGCGCTGGTCGACTCCATCGGTAGCGACCTGCGGGAGCTGGCCAGCGCGGTGTCGCAGCTCGTCGCGGACATCGAGGGCACGATCGACGAGGCGGTCGTCGGGCGCTACTACACGGGGCGGGCCGAGGCGTCCAGCTTCACGGTCGCCGACCGTGCCGTCGAGGGGCGGGCGGCGGAGGCACTGGAGGCCCTGCGCTGGTCGCTGTCCACGGGGGTGGCGCCCGTCCTGATCACCAGTGCGCTGGCGCAGGGTGTCCGCGCCATCGGCAAGCTGTCCTCGGCGCGCGGGGGGCGGCCGGCGGATCTCGCGCGGGAGCTGGGCATGCCGCCGTGGAAGATCGACCGGGTGCGGCAGCAGATGCGGGGGTGGACGCCGGACGGGGTCGCCGTGGCGCTGCGGGCCGTCGCGGAGGCGGACGCGGGGGTGAAGGGGGGCGGGGACGACCCCGAATACGCGTTGGAGAAGGCGGTGGTGGCCGTGGCGGGGGCCGCGCGGGGCGGGCGTAGCCCGCGGTAG
- a CDS encoding pyridoxamine 5'-phosphate oxidase family protein has translation MPLPEPARSREQRKQDVLDRLAEDTDAWVSTASADGAPTLVPLWFVWDGETLLMATRRTNPTAVNLTPDGRAHIALGHTRDVVMIEARGEVVEGTDLPPASGEAFAAKFSWDLRGRPAWVYLRFTPYAVRAWRESNEQPGRDLMTDGRWLV, from the coding sequence ATGCCCCTTCCGGAACCGGCGCGCAGCCGTGAACAGCGCAAGCAGGACGTGCTCGACCGCCTGGCGGAGGACACCGACGCCTGGGTGTCGACGGCCTCCGCCGACGGGGCGCCGACCCTCGTGCCGCTGTGGTTCGTGTGGGACGGGGAGACCTTGCTGATGGCGACCCGGCGCACCAACCCGACGGCGGTCAACCTGACTCCGGACGGCCGGGCCCACATCGCCCTGGGCCACACCCGCGACGTGGTCATGATCGAGGCGAGGGGCGAGGTGGTGGAGGGCACGGACCTTCCGCCGGCGTCGGGCGAGGCGTTCGCCGCGAAGTTCTCCTGGGACCTGCGGGGGCGCCCCGCCTGGGTGTACCTCCGCTTCACCCCGTACGCGGTCCGGGCCTGGCGGGAGTCCAACGAGCAGCCCGGCCGCGACCTGATGACCGACGGCCGCTGGCTGGTCTGA
- a CDS encoding YceI family protein, with translation MFGRWFGNKGATGAARGNALAGLMVPDSAGVLSCRVLDPVNEPVALAEFVLTDRAGRKVVGGETDPYGSVMATIPAGEYRLAVTAEGFTPFHGSATVTEGGHASLGDVTLQIAAPPQLPEPGDWEIEPMHSQIGFTARHIGMARIHGRFNTFAGAVRIADRMEDSAMHVVIDAASIDTNVQMRDDHLRSSDFLDVGRYPTLEFYSDRFVHRGGTRWGVSGALTLHGVSRTVTLDTQYLGLGNGMEGESRAACRATTQLHREDFTLTWQTMLARGIAVVGPSISIEMDVQIVPKG, from the coding sequence ATGTTCGGCCGTTGGTTCGGAAACAAGGGTGCGACGGGTGCCGCTCGGGGCAACGCCCTCGCCGGACTGATGGTGCCGGACTCGGCGGGTGTGCTCAGCTGCCGGGTGCTCGACCCGGTCAACGAGCCCGTGGCACTGGCGGAGTTCGTACTGACGGACCGGGCGGGGCGCAAGGTGGTCGGGGGCGAGACCGACCCGTACGGCAGTGTCATGGCCACGATTCCGGCGGGGGAGTACCGGCTGGCCGTCACGGCGGAGGGGTTCACCCCCTTCCACGGTTCGGCCACGGTGACCGAGGGCGGCCATGCGAGCCTCGGCGATGTGACCCTCCAGATCGCCGCCCCGCCGCAGCTGCCCGAGCCGGGCGACTGGGAGATCGAACCGATGCACTCCCAGATCGGGTTCACCGCCCGGCACATCGGGATGGCCCGCATCCACGGCCGGTTCAACACCTTCGCGGGGGCGGTGCGGATCGCCGACCGGATGGAGGACTCTGCGATGCACGTCGTCATCGACGCCGCGTCGATCGACACGAACGTGCAGATGCGCGACGACCACTTGCGCTCCAGCGACTTCCTGGACGTCGGGCGCTACCCGACGCTGGAGTTCTACAGCGACCGCTTCGTGCACCGGGGCGGCACCCGCTGGGGGGTGAGCGGTGCGCTCACGCTGCACGGGGTGAGCCGTACGGTGACCCTCGACACCCAGTACCTCGGGCTCGGCAACGGCATGGAGGGCGAGTCCCGGGCGGCCTGCCGCGCCACCACGCAGCTGCACCGCGAGGACTTCACGCTCACCTGGCAGACCATGCTCGCCCGCGGCATCGCGGTCGTCGGCCCGAGCATCTCCATCGAGATGGACGTCCAGATCGTCCCGAAGGGCTGA
- a CDS encoding arylamine N-acetyltransferase family protein — translation MDPQLPQTIDAYLDRIGAARPARPDASALRELQLRHLIAVPFENLSIHLGEDIVLEDGPLLDKIVGRERGGFCYELNGAFAVLLRALGFRVTLLQARVHGDGGRLGIPYDHLALRVETEDGTGPWLADVGFGDHARRPLALDDRADQEDPGGTFRIVPAPDGGESGDLDVLCDGTPRLRLERRPRELADFRAGAWYHRTSPDSHFTRAPVCSRSTDDGRITLSGRKLLTTVGGERRETPLGSDDEVLAAYRDHFGLRLDRLPGKSDLR, via the coding sequence ATGGACCCGCAGCTGCCGCAGACCATCGACGCCTACCTGGACCGCATCGGCGCCGCCAGGCCCGCGCGCCCCGACGCCTCGGCGCTGCGTGAGCTGCAACTGCGCCACCTCATCGCCGTGCCCTTCGAGAACCTCTCCATCCATCTCGGCGAGGACATCGTGCTGGAGGACGGACCGCTCCTGGACAAGATCGTGGGCCGCGAGCGCGGCGGCTTCTGCTACGAACTCAACGGCGCCTTCGCCGTACTGCTGCGGGCGCTCGGCTTCCGCGTCACCCTCCTCCAGGCCCGGGTCCACGGCGACGGGGGACGGCTCGGCATCCCGTACGACCATCTGGCGCTGCGCGTCGAGACGGAGGACGGGACCGGCCCCTGGCTCGCCGACGTCGGCTTCGGTGACCACGCCAGGCGCCCGCTCGCGCTCGACGACCGCGCCGACCAGGAGGACCCGGGCGGAACCTTCCGGATCGTCCCGGCCCCGGACGGCGGGGAGTCCGGGGACCTCGACGTCCTCTGCGACGGCACGCCCCGGCTCCGGCTGGAGCGGCGGCCCAGGGAACTGGCCGACTTCCGGGCCGGCGCCTGGTACCACCGCACCTCGCCCGACTCCCACTTCACCCGGGCCCCGGTCTGCTCGCGCAGTACGGACGACGGCCGGATCACCCTCAGCGGCCGCAAGCTCCTCACGACGGTGGGCGGCGAGCGGCGCGAGACACCGCTGGGCAGCGACGACGAGGTGCTGGCGGCCTACCGGGACCACTTCGGCCTGCGCCTCGACCGGCTGCCCGGAAAATCGGACCTTCGGTAA
- the rpsT gene encoding 30S ribosomal protein S20, protein MANIKSQIKRNKTNEKARLRNKAVKSSLKTAIRKAREAVAAGDVEKATVAVRAASRQLDKAVSKGVIHKNAAANKKSALASKAATLQG, encoded by the coding sequence GTGGCGAACATCAAGTCCCAGATCAAGCGGAACAAGACGAACGAGAAGGCGCGCCTGCGCAACAAGGCCGTCAAGTCGTCGCTCAAGACCGCGATCCGCAAGGCCCGCGAGGCCGTCGCCGCCGGCGACGTCGAGAAGGCCACCGTCGCCGTGCGCGCCGCGTCCCGTCAGCTGGACAAGGCCGTCTCGAAGGGTGTCATCCACAAGAACGCCGCCGCCAACAAGAAGTCGGCGCTGGCCTCCAAGGCTGCCACCCTCCAGGGCTGA
- a CDS encoding ComEC/Rec2 family competence protein, translating to MRAVEEAHEAADIHAASGKRLGLSDPRQEGPADLRLLAPAAAAWAGAALAVGVPGRWAAMGVVLCLGTAMVLLAVGLRRPRAADGGDAADGGARGGGSAVGVRGGVGGAGVRGAGGEGGGAGARGAGGGVGGSEVRAGGGEVGGAGVGAGGGGVGGAAVRGAVAAVSVSGAGRARWRLRATAVAAALLCAAAGAASAGLHGADARQGPVPGLARQFARVQAEITLTSDARRTFPRVRGDHSTPASLLLDAEVTRLMRADGTAVRLRTPVLVIVPPGGAAAAWQRLLPSTRLRISGRLAPPLHQGERVAAVLRPDGKAPPRVTGPPSLLQRTAGRLRAGLREATDGLGPDARALLPGLVVGDTSRITPELHDAFRATDLTHLMAVSGSNLGILLVLLIGPPGRALRAERGGLAPRLGISLRMTALLGGGLTLAFVLVCRPEPSVLRAAACGLITLLAIGTGRRRTLIPALCAAVLLLVLYDPWLARSYGFVLSVLATGALLTLAPRWSEALRRRRVPPRLAEALAAAAAAQAVCSPVVVLLASRVSLVAVPCNLLAEFAVAPATVLGFAALALAPVAMPAAGLLAAVAGWPAGWIASVAKTGAAFPGAEADWPDGLSGAALLAAVILVLVPAARWAGRRPWVCSATALLLLLAVFRPAPLTRVLTGWPPPGWAFAMCDVGQGDALVLAAGPGSGVVVDAGPDPRLADRCLRELGVSRVPLLLLTHFHADHVRGLPGVLRGRAVGAIQTTSLDEPPEQAAFVRRTAAGAGVPLLRAAPGERRRIGKLDWQVLWPPGAAGAAGPVPYDVPQDPNDASVTLFVRTGGLTLLLPGDLEPPAQQALLLSHPELPRVDVLKVAHHGSAHQDSALLRAVRPRFALVSVGRDNPYGHPAPRTVDALAGQGAVVLRTDRDGAIAVTGSGSGLRAVGRS from the coding sequence ATGCGTGCGGTGGAGGAGGCCCACGAGGCGGCGGACATCCACGCGGCCTCGGGCAAGCGGTTGGGGCTCTCCGACCCCCGGCAGGAGGGCCCGGCCGACCTCCGGTTGCTCGCCCCGGCAGCGGCGGCCTGGGCCGGTGCGGCGCTCGCGGTGGGCGTTCCCGGGCGCTGGGCGGCGATGGGGGTGGTGCTCTGCCTGGGGACGGCGATGGTCCTCCTCGCGGTGGGGCTGCGGCGCCCGCGTGCGGCGGACGGGGGTGACGCGGCGGATGGCGGGGCGCGGGGCGGGGGCAGCGCGGTGGGGGTGCGAGGTGGGGTTGGTGGCGCCGGGGTGCGGGGTGCGGGCGGTGAGGGTGGAGGCGCCGGAGCGCGGGGTGCGGGCGGTGGAGTCGGTGGCTCCGAGGTGCGGGCCGGGGGTGGTGAGGTCGGTGGCGCCGGAGTTGGGGCTGGGGGCGGTGGTGTTGGTGGCGCTGCGGTGCGGGGTGCGGTGGCTGCCGTGTCCGTGTCCGGTGCCGGGCGGGCGCGGTGGCGGTTGCGGGCGACGGCCGTCGCGGCGGCGCTGCTCTGCGCGGCGGCCGGGGCGGCGTCCGCCGGTCTGCACGGTGCCGACGCGCGCCAGGGCCCCGTGCCCGGACTGGCCCGGCAGTTCGCGCGCGTCCAGGCGGAGATCACCCTCACTTCCGATGCCCGGCGCACGTTCCCCCGGGTGCGCGGCGACCACAGCACACCCGCATCCCTGCTCCTGGACGCGGAGGTCACCCGGCTCATGCGGGCCGACGGCACGGCCGTACGGCTGCGGACGCCGGTCCTGGTCATCGTCCCGCCGGGCGGCGCGGCGGCGGCCTGGCAGCGACTGCTGCCCTCCACCCGCCTGCGGATCAGCGGGCGCCTGGCGCCCCCGCTGCACCAAGGCGAACGGGTCGCCGCCGTGCTGCGACCCGACGGCAAGGCTCCGCCCCGGGTGACCGGGCCGCCCAGCCTCCTCCAGCGCACGGCCGGCCGGCTGCGCGCCGGGCTGCGCGAGGCCACCGACGGACTGGGCCCGGACGCACGGGCGTTGCTGCCCGGCCTGGTCGTCGGCGATACGTCACGGATCACCCCCGAATTGCACGACGCGTTCCGGGCGACCGACCTCACGCACCTGATGGCCGTATCCGGTTCAAACCTGGGCATTCTGCTCGTTCTGCTCATCGGGCCGCCCGGCCGGGCGCTACGGGCCGAACGCGGAGGGCTGGCGCCCAGGCTCGGGATCTCCCTGCGGATGACCGCACTGCTCGGCGGCGGGCTCACACTCGCCTTCGTCCTGGTCTGCCGGCCCGAACCCAGTGTGCTGAGGGCCGCCGCGTGCGGGCTGATCACGCTCCTCGCCATCGGCACCGGGCGGCGCCGGACGCTGATCCCCGCGCTGTGTGCCGCCGTGCTGCTGCTGGTGCTCTACGACCCGTGGCTGGCGCGCAGTTACGGCTTCGTGCTGTCGGTGCTGGCCACCGGCGCCCTGCTGACCCTCGCCCCGCGCTGGAGCGAGGCGCTGCGACGGCGCCGGGTGCCGCCACGGCTGGCGGAGGCGCTGGCCGCGGCGGCCGCCGCGCAGGCGGTGTGCTCGCCCGTGGTGGTGCTGCTCGCCTCCCGGGTGAGTCTGGTGGCGGTCCCGTGCAATCTGCTGGCGGAGTTCGCCGTGGCGCCGGCCACGGTCCTCGGGTTCGCCGCGCTGGCCCTGGCGCCGGTGGCGATGCCGGCGGCCGGGCTGCTCGCCGCCGTCGCGGGGTGGCCGGCCGGGTGGATCGCCTCGGTGGCCAAAACCGGGGCCGCCTTCCCCGGGGCGGAGGCCGACTGGCCCGACGGCCTGTCAGGGGCCGCGTTGCTGGCCGCCGTGATCCTGGTCCTGGTACCGGCCGCGCGCTGGGCCGGGCGGCGCCCCTGGGTCTGCTCGGCCACCGCGCTGCTGCTGCTCCTCGCGGTGTTCCGGCCGGCGCCGCTGACCCGGGTGCTGACCGGGTGGCCGCCGCCCGGCTGGGCGTTCGCCATGTGCGACGTCGGTCAGGGCGATGCCCTGGTGCTCGCGGCCGGACCCGGCTCCGGCGTGGTCGTGGACGCCGGCCCCGATCCCCGGCTCGCCGACCGGTGTCTGCGCGAACTGGGCGTCAGCCGTGTCCCGTTGCTGCTGCTCACCCACTTCCACGCCGACCATGTGCGGGGCCTTCCCGGGGTGCTGCGCGGCAGGGCGGTGGGCGCGATCCAGACGACGAGCCTGGACGAGCCGCCGGAGCAGGCCGCGTTCGTCCGGAGAACGGCGGCGGGGGCCGGTGTGCCCCTCCTGCGGGCCGCGCCCGGCGAACGGCGGCGGATCGGCAAGCTGGACTGGCAGGTGCTGTGGCCTCCGGGGGCGGCGGGCGCGGCCGGTCCCGTCCCGTACGACGTTCCGCAGGACCCGAACGACGCCAGTGTCACCCTGTTCGTGCGCACCGGCGGGCTCACCCTGCTGCTCCCGGGCGATCTGGAACCGCCCGCCCAGCAGGCGCTGCTGCTCAGCCATCCGGAGCTGCCCCGGGTGGACGTGCTCAAGGTCGCCCACCACGGCTCCGCGCACCAGGACAGCGCCCTGCTGCGGGCCGTCCGGCCCCGGTTCGCGCTGGTGAGCGTGGGCCGGGACAACCCGTACGGGCACCCGGCGCCCCGCACCGTCGACGCGCTCGCCGGGCAGGGGGCGGTGGTGCTGCGCACCGACAGGGACGGGGCGATCGCGGTGACCGGTTCGGGGAGCGGGCTGCGGGCGGTGGGGCGGTCATGA
- a CDS encoding ComEA family DNA-binding protein: protein MAPPVEEPRAAGGGAESPTGVVREAPEGRWAAAVFAVRERLPVWVQLRCGLEPKTLAALAVVLVVAAVFAGMHFWSARPEGVRAPDMVGEAVHAPAPVPEADSDAEREGGGRPAPSPGPAAGPGGQIVVDVSGKVRDPGLRRLPAGSRVDDALTAAGGARPGTDLAGLNRARVLMDGEQIVVGAPPAPGPAPGVAGPAADGGEPVSLNTATAEQLEGLPGVGPVLAQHIVDYRTQHGGFRSVEELREVNGIGDRRFADLRPRVRP from the coding sequence GTGGCGCCGCCCGTTGAGGAGCCCCGGGCGGCGGGCGGTGGCGCGGAGTCGCCCACGGGTGTGGTGCGCGAGGCGCCCGAGGGGCGGTGGGCGGCGGCCGTGTTCGCGGTGCGGGAGCGGCTGCCCGTGTGGGTGCAGCTCCGATGCGGTCTGGAGCCGAAGACCCTTGCCGCGCTCGCCGTGGTGCTGGTCGTGGCGGCCGTGTTCGCCGGGATGCACTTCTGGTCCGCCCGGCCGGAGGGCGTCCGGGCGCCGGACATGGTCGGCGAGGCGGTGCACGCGCCTGCGCCCGTGCCGGAGGCGGACTCGGACGCGGAGCGGGAGGGCGGTGGCCGGCCCGCACCGTCCCCCGGCCCTGCTGCCGGTCCGGGCGGGCAGATCGTGGTGGACGTCAGCGGGAAGGTGCGGGACCCGGGGCTGCGCAGGCTGCCCGCCGGATCGCGGGTGGACGACGCGCTGACGGCGGCGGGCGGGGCGCGGCCCGGGACGGACCTGGCGGGGCTCAACCGGGCCCGGGTGCTCATGGACGGCGAGCAGATCGTGGTGGGCGCCCCGCCGGCCCCGGGACCGGCCCCCGGCGTGGCCGGTCCCGCCGCTGACGGGGGCGAGCCGGTGAGCCTGAACACCGCGACGGCGGAGCAGCTGGAAGGGCTTCCGGGCGTAGGACCGGTCCTCGCCCAGCACATCGTGGACTACCGCACGCAGCACGGCGGATTCCGGTCCGTGGAGGAACTCCGCGAGGTCAACGGGATCGGCGACCGCCGGTTCGCGGATCTGCGGCCCCGGGTGCGGCCGTGA